GCCGGATGCTGACCGTGCAGGCGCAGCGCCACACGAGCGTCGTCGCCCTCCTCGAGGTCGACCCCGACTCCATCCACCTCTACGGCGCCGCCGCCGTGGAGGCCACCGACGAGGACGACGTCGTCCGCATCACGGGACTGGTGGAGAAGCCGGACAAGGAGCACGCGCCGTCGAACTATGCCGTGATCGGCCGGTACGTCCTGCGGCCGGAGGTGTTCGACGTGCTCGAGCGCACCGAGCCGGGGCGCGGCGGCGAGATCCAGCTGACCGACGCCCTCCAGTCGATGGCGGAGGCTCCCGACTGGACTGGCGGGGTCTACGGCGTCGTGTTCCGCGGCCGCCGCTACGACACCGGCGACCGTCTCGACTACATCAAGGCGATCGTCCGGCTCGCGGTCGATCGCGAGGACCTCGGGCCCGAGCTCCGCCCGTGGCTGCGCGAGTTCGCGTCCGACCTGGGCGACGAGCCGGTGGAGTTCGTGTCGGAGAT
This region of Leifsonia sp. fls2-241-R2A-40a genomic DNA includes:
- the galU gene encoding UTP--glucose-1-phosphate uridylyltransferase GalU, with protein sequence MANHDRVTKAVIPAAGLGTRFLPATKAMPKEMLPVVDKPAIQYVVEEAVDAGLHDVLMITGRNKNALENHFDRNAELEETLTKKGDTDRLEKVNYSTALADMHYVRQGDPKGLGHAVLRAKMHVGREPFAVLLGDDIIDARDDLLRRMLTVQAQRHTSVVALLEVDPDSIHLYGAAAVEATDEDDVVRITGLVEKPDKEHAPSNYAVIGRYVLRPEVFDVLERTEPGRGGEIQLTDALQSMAEAPDWTGGVYGVVFRGRRYDTGDRLDYIKAIVRLAVDREDLGPELRPWLREFASDLGDEPVEFVSEMPADPTGPIQTLSQRSR